A DNA window from Paraburkholderia sp. IMGN_8 contains the following coding sequences:
- the tagF gene encoding type VI secretion system-associated protein TagF has protein sequence MSDKLPPDLAPAGVAEAAIAGWYGKLPSLGDFATRRLSDGFVEPWDAWLCERITETKLRLGERWLSLYLTCPVWRFFAMPGAIAPELSECWTGVLMPSVDRVGRHFPFTIAAALPSAPATGREINRIWQWLSEIETVALAALDFDHTIERLDAQLATLPVPAVTRYEQRAAVLSAPWTVALSTEFAEQLAKEFAPIWQAEIHGMSIWTAAQGADEDQGVEPAQRTLTIWPTCGMPDNDLFTTMLLNREP, from the coding sequence ATGAGCGACAAGCTTCCCCCCGACCTCGCGCCGGCGGGCGTTGCCGAAGCCGCCATCGCCGGCTGGTACGGCAAGCTGCCGTCGCTCGGCGACTTCGCCACGCGGCGCCTCTCCGACGGCTTCGTCGAGCCTTGGGACGCGTGGCTTTGCGAACGTATCACCGAAACGAAGTTGCGGCTTGGCGAGCGCTGGCTCTCGCTATATCTCACCTGCCCGGTCTGGCGCTTTTTCGCGATGCCGGGCGCGATCGCCCCCGAACTGAGTGAATGCTGGACCGGCGTGCTGATGCCGTCGGTTGACCGCGTCGGGCGGCATTTTCCGTTCACGATTGCCGCCGCCCTGCCGAGTGCGCCCGCGACCGGCCGCGAGATCAACCGCATCTGGCAGTGGCTGTCCGAGATCGAGACAGTGGCGCTCGCCGCGCTCGATTTCGATCACACTATCGAGCGGCTCGACGCGCAGCTCGCAACCCTGCCGGTGCCGGCGGTGACGCGCTACGAACAGCGGGCGGCGGTGTTGAGCGCGCCGTGGACCGTGGCGCTCTCCACCGAGTTTGCCGAGCAACTGGCAAAAGAGTTCGCGCCGATCTGGCAGGCCGAGATCCACGGCATGAGCATTTGGACTGCCGCGCAAGGCGCGGACGAAGATCAAGGCGTCGAACCTGCTCAACGTACGCTCACGATCTGGCCAACTTGCGGGATGCCCGACAACGACCTCTTCACCACCATGCTGCTGAATCGAGAACCATGA